From a single Miscanthus floridulus cultivar M001 chromosome 8, ASM1932011v1, whole genome shotgun sequence genomic region:
- the LOC136472563 gene encoding protein CHUP1, chloroplastic-like has protein sequence MKEEIMFDNQTKPCRSRVDSKSNSSSLKPKFGSSWGSQIVKGFTADKKTKKTAAVASKKPPLASVENVNQTIQQIPYHSRVKRSLIGDFPCSPAGAQVHPHVFDCHSIRSPASHDLFLELDHLREQLRESKERELALQSELRQCRENPKVSELEKELDSMRDEVDRLARLKTSLEAEKTSISEQLSALSSMVEHHEENVRLDSHGNRISSVNGDNTPSENLEFEVVELRRLNKELQFQKRNLAIKLSSAESKLAGLEKNAESDIVAKVQAEASLLRHTNANLSKQVEGLQMSRLTEVEELAYLRWINSCLRHELCNSDQAARAMTDIDCNGVMAFNEDDGGEGDAKNAEDSSDIKFSIAERIKQWSQNDKSCQASKKEALLDRAWIEAAEARSPTRRHSLGGPKGCAQDFNIIKRRQSDTFISLPDATDESFACNKDPTIREKRDLLVDKYDFGRSESSRFVLSKPEVCKSQCLDVEKRALRIPNPPPRPSVSVSNSGPSNGSTVNPPRPPPPPPPPKFSSKSTGVMKRAPQVAELYHSLMRRDSKKDTSSGGICETANSANVRSSMIGEIENRSSHLQAIKADVETQGEFVKSLIKEVTGAAYKDIEDVVAFVKWLDDELGFLVDERAVLKHFDWPERKADTLREAAFGYQDLKKLESEVSNYKDDPRLPCEIALKKMVTLSEKTERGVYNLLRTREAMMRQCKEFNIPTDWMLDNNLISKIKFASVKLAKMYMKRVAMELQYMGPLNKDPALEYMLLQAVRFAFRMHQFAGGFDPETMDAFEELRNLVHVRNSTPNS, from the exons ATGAAagaggaaatcatgtttgacaaCCAAACAAAGCCATGCAGATCTAGGGTTGACTCCAAAAGCAATTCAAGTTCTCTGAAACCTAAGTTTGGATCCTCATGGGGTTCCCAAATTGTCAAAGGGTTTACAGCAGACAAGAAAACCAAGAAGACAGCAGCAGTTGCAAGTAAAAAACCACCTCTTGCAAGTGTTGAAAATGTCAATCAGACCATCCAACAGATTCCGTACCACTCTAGGGTTAAAAGATCCCTCATTGGGGACTTCCCTTGTTCACCTGCTGGTGCTCAAGTCCACCCCCATGTCTTCGATTGCCACAGTATTAGGTCCCCAGCATCCCATGATCTTTTTCTTGAGTTGGATCATCTCAGGGAGCAACTACGTGAGTCGAAAGAAAGGGAATTAGCATTACAGTCAGAGTTGCGGCAATGCAGAGAAAACCCAAAAGTttcagaacttgagaaggagcttgattctatgagggatgaAGTTGACAGGCTTGCACGACTGAAGACTTCATTAGAAGCTGAGAAAACAAGCATATCTGAACAATTGTCAGCTCTATCTTCTATGGTAGAGCACCATGAAGAAAATGTAAGATTAGATAGCCATGGCAACCGGATATCTAGTGTTAATGGGGACAACACACCTTCAGAAAATTTGGAGTTTGAAGTTGTTGAACTACGCCGGTTAAACAAAGAGCTACAGTTTCAGAAACGAAATCTTGCAATTAAGCTCTCTTCAGCTGAATCCAAATTGGCTGGCCTTGAGAAGAATGCAGAG AGTGATATAGTTGCCAAGGTTCAAGCTGAGGCATCATTGCTGAGGCACACAAATGCAAACCTCAGCAAGCAAGTTGAGGGATTGCAAATGAGTCGGCTAACAGAGGTTGAGGAGCTTGCTTATCTTCGGTGGATCAATTCATGTTTACGCCATGAGCTCTGTAACTCAGATCAAGCAGCTAGAGCAATGACGGATATAGATTGCAATGGTGTCATGGCTTTTAATGAAGATGATGGTGGTGAAGGTGATGCAAAAAATGCTGAGGACAGTTCTGATATAAAATTCAGCATTGCAGAACGCATCAAGCAGTGGTCCCAGAATGATAAGAGTTGTCAAGCATCTAAAAAGGAAGCCCTTCTTGATAGGGCATGGATTGAAGCTGCAGAAGCACGAAGCCCGACACGTAGGCACTCACTTGGTGGACCAAAGGGATGTGCACAAGACTTCAACATCATTAAAAGAAGGCAATCTGATACCTTTATCAGCCTTCCGGATGCAACAGATGAGTCATTTGCCTGTAATAAGGATCCTACAATCAGGGAGAAGCGTGACCTTCTTGTGGACAAGTATGATTTTGGTCGATCTGAAAGTTCAAGATTTGTTCTCAGCAAGCCAGAAGTATGCAAGTCACAGTGTCTGGATGTTGAAAAGCGTGCATTGCGCATCCCTAATCCTCCACCAAGACCTTCTGTTTCTGTGTCAAATTCTGGTCCATCAAATGGATCGACTGTAAATCCACCgcgaccaccaccgccgccacctcctccaAAGTTTTCCTCAAAAAGTACTGGGGTCATGAAGAGGGCACCTCAGGTCGCAGAGCTCTACCATTCACTTATGAGAAGGGACTCTAAAAAGGATACTTCCAGTGGTGGAATCTGTGAAACAGCTAACTCTGCGAATGTGCGGAGTAGCATGATTGGTGAAATTGAGAACCGCTCGTCCCATTTGCAAGCT ATCAAGGCGGATGTTGAGACTCAAGGTGAATTTGTGAAATCATTGATTAAGGAGGTGACTGGTGCAGCCTACAAAGACATCGAAGATGTGGTTGCATTTGTGAAGTGGCTAGATGATGAACTTGGCTTCCTA GTGGATGAGAGAGCAGTGTTGAAGCATTTTGATTGGCCTGAGAGGAAGGCAGACACTCTACGAGAGGCAGCTTTTGGCTACCAGGACCTGAAGAAGCTGGAATCGGAAGTTTCAAACTATAAAGATGATCCACGCCTGCCCTGTGAAATCGCGCTGAAGAAAATGGTTACACTATCTGAAAA GACTGAGAGAGGTGTCTACAACCTTCTAAGGACAAGAGAGGCTATGATGAGGCAGTGCAAGGAGTTTAATATTCCTACTGACTGGATGCTTGATAACAATCTTATTAGCAAG ATAAAGTTTGCTTCTGTGAAATTAGCGAAGATGTACATGAAAAGGGTTGCAATGGAGCTTCAATACATGGGCCCTCTGAACAAGGATCCAGCTCTGGAGTACATGCTGCTTCAGGCTGTGAGATTTGCCTTCAGGATGCATCAG TTTGCTGGAGGTTTTGACCCGGAGACCATGGATGCGTTTGAAGAGCTGAGGAACCTTGTTCACGTCAGGAATAGCACACCCAATAGCTAG